One window of Candidatus Regiella endosymbiont of Tuberolachnus salignus genomic DNA carries:
- a CDS encoding YoaH family protein, which yields MLANMPSIPHQEQQEAAEQIHQLISTGMRSTEAIALVAQKIREQHQNHREGQSISTGFRKLP from the coding sequence ATGCTAGCAAATATGCCATCGATTCCTCATCAAGAACAACAGGAAGCCGCTGAACAAATTCACCAATTAATATCAACAGGGATGCGCAGCACCGAAGCAATTGCATTGGTAGCACAAAAAATCCGCGAACAGCATCAAAACCATCGTGAAGGACAAAGTATATCAACAGGTTTTAGGAAATTACCGTGA
- the dbpA gene encoding ATP-dependent RNA helicase DbpA, producing MSINPCFFPTTLPPKQLANLNALGYSSMTPIQAATLPAILKGKDVRAQAKTGSGKTAAFGIGLLDKIAVEQFVTQALILCPTRELADQISKELRRLARFTQNIKILTLCGGQSMGCQLDSLVHAPHVVVGTPGRIQEHLRKHTLVLTNLKVLVLDEADRMLDMGFNDSIDNIIDYAPKTRQTLLFSATYPDSIEQISNRIQHQPLSVVVSPQKNETAIEQLFYESTNEKRLPLLIKILKHYQPDSCLVFCNTKLDCQRLYQALKSCQMSVLALHGDLDQHERDQVWVRFANHSCRILVATDVAARGLDIKQLALVVNFEVAFDPEVYIHRIGRTGRAGIGGCAVTLCTPQEMHRAHAIEDYLQTKLTWLSPEKINDTDGINNSEKLAAEMMTLCIDGGRKAKIRPGDILGALTGEAGLAAADIGKIDTFTLHTYVAIRTNNAQHALQQLQQGKIKGKNYKVRLL from the coding sequence GTGAGTATTAACCCGTGTTTTTTCCCAACAACCCTGCCTCCCAAACAATTGGCCAATCTTAACGCGCTGGGTTATAGCTCGATGACACCGATACAGGCTGCAACATTACCGGCGATCCTTAAAGGGAAAGATGTTCGAGCCCAAGCCAAAACAGGCAGTGGTAAAACAGCAGCCTTTGGTATTGGTTTGCTAGATAAAATCGCTGTAGAGCAGTTCGTCACACAAGCACTGATACTTTGTCCAACTCGTGAATTAGCAGATCAAATCAGTAAGGAATTACGGCGTTTAGCGCGTTTTACACAAAATATTAAAATTTTGACCTTGTGTGGAGGTCAATCGATGGGGTGCCAATTAGATTCTTTGGTACATGCTCCACATGTTGTGGTAGGCACACCTGGCCGTATTCAAGAGCATTTGCGAAAACATACCTTAGTATTAACGAATTTGAAGGTGTTGGTTTTGGATGAAGCTGATCGTATGTTAGATATGGGCTTTAACGACTCTATTGATAATATTATTGATTACGCGCCAAAAACACGTCAAACCTTATTATTCTCAGCAACTTATCCTGATAGCATTGAGCAAATTAGCAACCGTATACAACATCAACCATTAAGTGTCGTCGTTTCACCGCAAAAAAATGAAACCGCTATTGAACAACTTTTTTACGAAAGTACTAATGAGAAACGTTTGCCGCTACTGATTAAGATACTCAAACATTATCAGCCCGACTCCTGTCTGGTTTTTTGTAATACAAAATTAGATTGCCAGCGTCTCTATCAAGCCCTCAAATCTTGCCAGATGAGTGTGTTAGCTTTGCACGGTGATTTGGATCAGCATGAACGAGATCAAGTATGGGTGAGATTTGCTAACCACAGCTGCCGAATTTTAGTCGCAACCGACGTAGCAGCCCGTGGTTTGGATATCAAGCAGTTAGCATTAGTGGTTAATTTTGAAGTGGCTTTTGATCCAGAAGTGTATATTCATCGTATAGGTCGTACCGGACGAGCAGGGATCGGAGGTTGTGCTGTAACACTTTGTACGCCACAAGAAATGCATAGAGCACATGCTATAGAAGATTATTTACAGACTAAATTGACTTGGCTATCACCGGAAAAAATAAACGATACTGATGGTATCAATAATAGTGAAAAATTAGCAGCAGAGATGATGACCTTATGTATCGACGGGGGGCGTAAAGCAAAAATACGCCCTGGGGATATTCTCGGCGCCTTAACAGGAGAGGCCGGGTTAGCCGCCGCTGATATAGGAAAAATCGACACCTTTACACTGCATACTTACGTTGCTATTCGCACAAACAATGCTCAACACGCTTTACAACAGCTACAACAAGGAAAAATAAAGGGTAAAAATTATAAAGTGCGTTTGTTGTAA
- the groL gene encoding chaperonin GroEL (60 kDa chaperone family; promotes refolding of misfolded polypeptides especially under stressful conditions; forms two stacked rings of heptamers to form a barrel-shaped 14mer; ends can be capped by GroES; misfolded proteins enter the barrel where they are refolded when GroES binds) — MAAKDVKFGDNARKKMLRGVNILADAVKVTLGPKGRNVVLDKSFGSPTITKDGVSVAKEIELEDKFENMGAQMVKEVASKSNDAAGDGTTTATVLAQAIITEGLKAVAAGMNPMDLKRGIDKAVTAAVEELKKLSKPCTDSKAITQVGTISANADETVGKLIARAMEKVGKEGVITVEDGSGLENELDVVEGMQFDRGYLSPYFCNKQDTMTAELDTPSILLVDKKISNIRELLPILEAVAKAGKSLLVIAEDVEGEALATLVVNTMRGIVKVAAVKAPGFGDRRKAMLQDIAVLTKGTVIAEEIGLELEKTILEDLGQAKRVIITKDNTTIIDGAGDPAAIADCVCSIKKQIEDVTSDYDREKLQERVAKLAGGVAVIKVGAATEIEMKEKKARVEDALQATRAAVEEGVVAGGGVALIRAAALICNLKGDNEDQNVGIKVALRAMEAPLRQIVINAGEEASVIANNVKSGKGNYGYNAQTEEYGDMVEMGILDPTKVTRSALQYAASIAGLMITTACMIGDLPNDKNKGADMGAAGMGGMGGMGGMGGMM, encoded by the coding sequence ATGGCAGCTAAAGATGTAAAATTTGGCGATAACGCCCGCAAAAAAATGTTGCGCGGTGTGAATATTCTTGCTGATGCAGTAAAAGTAACCTTGGGACCTAAAGGCCGCAATGTGGTGTTAGATAAATCTTTTGGTTCCCCTACTATCACTAAAGACGGTGTTTCTGTTGCTAAAGAAATCGAACTCGAAGACAAGTTCGAAAACATGGGCGCGCAGATGGTAAAAGAGGTTGCCTCTAAATCTAATGATGCCGCGGGTGATGGTACTACTACAGCAACTGTATTGGCACAAGCTATCATTACTGAGGGCTTAAAAGCCGTTGCTGCCGGCATGAATCCAATGGATTTAAAACGTGGTATTGATAAGGCGGTGACTGCTGCTGTAGAAGAGCTGAAAAAACTTTCTAAGCCTTGCACCGATAGCAAAGCTATCACCCAAGTTGGGACTATCTCTGCTAATGCTGATGAAACCGTCGGTAAATTGATTGCGAGAGCGATGGAAAAAGTCGGTAAAGAAGGTGTTATTACCGTTGAAGATGGCTCCGGTTTAGAAAATGAGCTGGATGTGGTAGAAGGTATGCAGTTTGATCGTGGTTACTTGTCTCCTTATTTCTGTAATAAGCAAGATACTATGACTGCTGAGCTTGACACTCCGTCTATCCTGTTAGTCGATAAGAAAATAAGTAATATTCGTGAACTGCTGCCTATCTTGGAAGCTGTCGCGAAAGCAGGTAAATCACTGCTCGTTATTGCTGAAGATGTTGAAGGTGAAGCATTGGCAACACTGGTAGTTAACACCATGCGTGGTATTGTCAAAGTAGCTGCGGTTAAAGCACCTGGCTTTGGTGACCGTCGTAAAGCCATGTTGCAAGATATTGCTGTACTAACTAAAGGTACTGTTATTGCTGAAGAGATTGGTCTAGAGCTTGAAAAAACTATTTTGGAAGATTTAGGTCAAGCAAAACGTGTCATTATCACTAAAGATAATACTACTATTATTGATGGCGCAGGTGATCCAGCTGCTATAGCTGACTGTGTTTGTTCTATCAAGAAACAGATTGAAGACGTCACATCCGATTACGACAGAGAAAAACTACAAGAGCGTGTGGCGAAACTTGCTGGTGGCGTAGCGGTGATTAAGGTAGGTGCTGCTACTGAAATAGAAATGAAAGAGAAAAAAGCGCGTGTGGAAGATGCGCTGCAAGCCACTCGTGCCGCAGTAGAGGAAGGTGTGGTTGCTGGTGGTGGGGTAGCCTTGATCCGTGCTGCTGCGTTGATCTGTAATCTGAAAGGTGATAACGAAGACCAAAATGTCGGTATTAAAGTTGCCTTACGCGCGATGGAAGCCCCATTACGTCAAATCGTGATCAATGCGGGTGAAGAAGCCTCTGTTATCGCTAATAATGTAAAAAGTGGTAAAGGTAACTACGGCTACAATGCACAGACTGAAGAGTACGGTGATATGGTAGAAATGGGCATTTTGGATCCAACCAAGGTGACACGTTCTGCATTGCAATATGCTGCATCTATTGCCGGCCTAATGATTACTACTGCTTGTATGATTGGTGATTTGCCGAATGATAAAAACAAAGGTGCTGATATGGGCGCTGCTGGTATGGGCGGAATGGGTGGTATGGGCGGAATGGGCGGAATGATGTAA
- a CDS encoding co-chaperone GroES: MKFRPLHDRVIVKRKEAESKSAGGIVLTGSAAGKSNRGEVIAVGSGRILDGKVVPLDVKVGDVVVFNDGYGVKVEKIDNEEVLIMSESDILAVVEA; this comes from the coding sequence ATGAAATTTCGTCCATTGCATGACCGTGTTATCGTCAAGCGCAAAGAAGCTGAAAGCAAATCTGCGGGTGGTATTGTTCTGACTGGCTCAGCGGCGGGTAAATCAAACCGTGGTGAAGTCATTGCCGTCGGTAGCGGTCGTATCTTAGACGGTAAAGTCGTACCGTTAGATGTAAAAGTAGGTGATGTTGTTGTTTTCAATGATGGCTACGGCGTAAAAGTAGAAAAAATCGATAATGAAGAAGTTTTGATCATGTCAGAAAGTGACATTTTGGCAGTTGTTGAAGCGTAA
- a CDS encoding FxsA family protein, whose product MRWLPFIVIFSLAYIEISLFIKVAAVLGVAITLLLIIFTSCVGISLVRNQGIKTLIQMRQRLATGESPAQEMVKSVSLILAGFLLLIPGFFTDFLGLLLLLPLVQKLLIIKLMPHLNIYASATTGSSRTGEIFDGEYQRKDDVPDRLEKRQNDKE is encoded by the coding sequence GTGCGTTGGTTACCGTTTATCGTAATATTTTCATTAGCATACATAGAAATTTCTTTATTTATTAAAGTCGCTGCGGTTTTGGGTGTGGCTATCACGTTATTATTAATCATTTTTACCTCCTGCGTTGGTATTTCTTTGGTACGCAATCAGGGGATAAAAACGTTAATACAAATGCGACAAAGATTAGCGACAGGTGAGAGCCCAGCCCAGGAAATGGTGAAAAGTGTTTCATTAATTCTAGCTGGATTTTTATTGTTGATACCAGGATTTTTTACTGATTTTTTGGGATTATTATTGTTATTACCATTAGTGCAAAAGTTATTGATAATTAAATTAATGCCTCATTTAAATATTTATGCTTCTGCTACTACAGGGAGCTCTCGTACTGGCGAGATTTTTGATGGTGAATATCAACGTAAAGATGACGTTCCCGATCGGCTAGAAAAGCGTCAAAACGATAAAGAGTAA
- the aspA gene encoding aspartate ammonia-lyase: protein MGIKKNQAAAEYRTEKDLLGEKKVPIEAYYGIHTQRAIENFCISDSKINDIPEFIRGMVMVKKAAAMANKELNAFLSTEEENDQEKIKNAERIAHAIIEACDIMLEGKYMDQFPIDVFQGGAGTSFNMNINEVLANIGLTLMGRKKGEYQYLNPNDHVNKSQSTNDAYPTGFRIAVYNSILKLIDAIACLREGFGRKSGEFCEILKMGRTQLQDAVPMTLGQEFKAFQVLMSEEIKNIARTAEFLLEVNLGATAIGTKLNTPDNYQDKVLEKLREVSGLKCVPAEDLIEATSDCGVYVMVHSALKRLAVKLSKICNDLRLLSSGPRAGLNEINLPALQAGSSIMPAKVNPVIPEVVNQVCFKVIGNDLCVTMAAEAGQLQLNVMEPVIGQAMFESIHILTNACYALLDKCVISITANKEVCENFVFNSIGIVTYLNPHIGHHEGDEIGKICAETGKSVREVVLEKGLLSEKKLDSIFSVENLMNPTNL, encoded by the coding sequence ATGGGTATCAAAAAAAATCAGGCAGCCGCAGAATACCGTACCGAAAAGGATTTATTAGGTGAGAAAAAAGTCCCCATAGAGGCATATTACGGTATTCATACTCAAAGGGCGATTGAAAATTTTTGTATTAGTGATAGTAAAATCAATGATATCCCTGAATTTATTCGTGGCATGGTGATGGTAAAAAAAGCAGCGGCCATGGCAAATAAAGAACTGAACGCCTTTCTTTCAACAGAAGAAGAAAATGATCAAGAAAAAATAAAAAATGCAGAAAGAATAGCCCACGCCATTATAGAGGCTTGCGATATAATGCTCGAAGGAAAATACATGGATCAGTTCCCCATTGATGTGTTCCAAGGTGGGGCGGGCACTTCATTCAATATGAATATTAATGAAGTGCTTGCTAATATTGGATTAACATTGATGGGACGTAAAAAAGGAGAATACCAATATCTCAACCCCAATGATCATGTTAATAAATCTCAATCGACTAACGATGCTTACCCCACAGGGTTTCGAATCGCCGTTTATAATTCAATCCTGAAGTTAATCGATGCAATCGCATGTCTTAGGGAAGGTTTTGGCAGAAAATCGGGAGAGTTCTGCGAAATTTTAAAAATGGGACGCACCCAGTTACAGGACGCCGTCCCAATGACATTAGGACAAGAGTTTAAGGCTTTTCAGGTATTAATGAGTGAAGAAATAAAAAATATAGCACGTACTGCTGAATTTTTACTTGAAGTAAACCTAGGGGCGACTGCGATTGGAACCAAACTTAACACACCAGACAATTATCAAGATAAGGTGTTAGAAAAATTACGTGAAGTGAGTGGATTGAAATGTGTCCCAGCGGAAGATTTAATTGAAGCCACATCTGATTGTGGTGTTTACGTTATGGTACATAGCGCACTCAAGCGCTTAGCGGTTAAGCTATCGAAAATTTGCAATGATTTACGTCTACTCTCATCAGGCCCACGGGCAGGCTTGAATGAAATTAATCTACCGGCGTTGCAAGCTGGCTCTTCGATCATGCCAGCTAAAGTCAATCCAGTGATCCCTGAAGTGGTTAATCAAGTCTGTTTCAAGGTGATAGGTAATGATCTTTGTGTAACAATGGCGGCGGAAGCGGGTCAACTACAGTTAAATGTCATGGAACCGGTCATCGGACAGGCAATGTTTGAATCGATCCATATTCTGACAAATGCCTGCTACGCTCTGCTGGATAAATGTGTTATTAGTATCACCGCCAATAAAGAAGTTTGTGAAAATTTTGTTTTTAATTCAATAGGGATCGTCACTTATCTTAACCCGCATATTGGTCATCATGAAGGTGATGAGATCGGTAAAATTTGTGCTGAAACCGGTAAAAGCGTGCGTGAAGTAGTATTAGAGAAAGGTTTGCTATCCGAAAAGAAACTTGACAGTATTTTCTCTGTCGAAAATCTGATGAATCCAACCAACCTATAA
- a CDS encoding protein-disulfide reductase DsbD — protein sequence MMHRIFSLTLLLCSVFLSTLQYLHAESIKPLNQEAEQNEFMPSQRAFAFDFKQQDNQLVLHWQIQPGYYLYRQQLKIVPQQAILGAFVIPDGISYQDEFYGAIPIFEQELTVTLPITRAAEGSHIQITYQGCAAARFCYPPETRTIPLHAITPKEPQLPLQRSLNPTELPFSPFWALLIGIAIAFTPCVLPMYPLIAAIILGSEKPRSPRQIFWLALTYVQGMALTYTLLGWVVARAGLQFQTALQHPYVLFTLSALFILLALSMFGFYSINLPSHWQTRLVAWSNHQKSGSVAGVFIMGALAGLICSPCTTAPLSAILLYIAQSGNTLAGGATLYLYALGMGLPLIIVTLFGNRILPRSGLWMQYTKEAFGFVILALPVFLLERVLGNIWGARLWSLLAVIFFSWAFVSSLTFQQRWKRLIQILLLVSLLIAVQPLQNWVFTADLFSRNINHSLRFQRVENLSQLHEALRQAKGKSVMLDLYADWCGACKELEKYTFSDLEVQKRLANTVLLQVDLTKNSPEQLAILKKLQVLGLPSILFFDPQGQEINQARISGFINARDFTIHLQNILF from the coding sequence ATGATGCATCGTATTTTTTCCTTGACGCTACTGCTCTGTAGCGTCTTTTTATCGACACTACAATATCTCCATGCTGAGTCTATCAAACCATTGAACCAAGAGGCTGAACAGAACGAATTTATGCCTTCCCAACGTGCGTTTGCCTTTGATTTTAAGCAACAAGACAATCAACTTGTGCTGCATTGGCAAATTCAGCCCGGTTATTATCTCTACCGTCAACAATTAAAAATAGTACCGCAACAAGCCATATTAGGCGCATTTGTGATACCTGATGGCATCAGTTATCAAGACGAATTTTATGGCGCAATACCTATTTTTGAACAAGAATTGACGGTAACCCTCCCCATCACGCGAGCAGCAGAAGGCTCCCATATCCAAATAACTTATCAAGGATGCGCGGCGGCAAGATTTTGCTATCCACCAGAAACCCGTACTATTCCACTGCATGCTATTACGCCTAAAGAACCACAACTTCCCTTACAGAGATCGCTCAACCCCACTGAACTGCCTTTCTCTCCGTTTTGGGCTTTATTGATCGGTATAGCCATTGCCTTTACCCCTTGTGTATTACCGATGTATCCCCTAATTGCCGCGATTATTTTGGGGTCTGAAAAGCCTCGAAGTCCGCGGCAAATCTTCTGGTTAGCTTTAACTTACGTGCAGGGCATGGCACTGACTTATACTCTTTTGGGATGGGTTGTCGCGCGGGCAGGACTACAATTCCAAACTGCGCTACAGCACCCTTACGTGCTTTTTACTTTATCTGCACTTTTCATCCTATTGGCACTATCGATGTTTGGCTTTTATTCAATCAATTTACCTAGCCACTGGCAGACGCGCTTAGTAGCGTGGAGCAACCATCAAAAAAGTGGTTCAGTGGCAGGCGTTTTTATTATGGGAGCATTAGCGGGTCTGATCTGTTCTCCCTGTACTACAGCGCCCCTCAGCGCTATCTTGTTGTATATTGCACAGAGCGGCAATACACTCGCCGGGGGAGCTACCCTATACCTGTATGCATTAGGAATGGGTCTCCCTTTAATTATAGTGACCCTCTTCGGCAACCGAATATTACCCCGTAGCGGCCTGTGGATGCAGTACACTAAGGAAGCATTTGGTTTTGTTATTCTGGCTTTACCCGTATTTCTGCTCGAGCGAGTATTAGGCAACATTTGGGGAGCGCGGCTTTGGAGCTTATTAGCTGTCATCTTCTTTAGTTGGGCATTCGTCTCAAGTTTAACCTTCCAGCAACGTTGGAAGCGTTTGATCCAAATATTACTATTAGTTAGTTTGTTAATCGCAGTACAGCCGCTACAAAACTGGGTATTTACTGCGGATTTATTTTCTAGAAACATTAATCATTCTTTACGTTTCCAGCGTGTTGAAAATTTATCACAATTACATGAAGCACTCAGGCAGGCAAAAGGAAAATCGGTGATGTTGGATTTATATGCCGATTGGTGTGGTGCTTGTAAAGAATTAGAAAAATATACCTTTAGTGATCTAGAAGTACAGAAACGATTGGCAAATACGGTATTATTACAAGTCGATCTGACCAAAAATAGCCCCGAACAATTGGCAATACTAAAAAAACTACAGGTATTAGGATTACCCAGCATCCTCTTTTTTGATCCACAAGGGCAGGAGATAAATCAAGCACGGATCAGCGGATTTATTAATGCTCGCGACTTTACCATTCATCTACAGAATATTTTATTCTGA
- a CDS encoding protein YgfX, which translates to MARWQCKLRVSLRTRWFSLLIYVGLACLVLLTPWPTGGAVVCFLLLTLITFEYFQCQIKYRPMIIKLNTDNVLEWNQQQWNIIQPPWITRYGVLLALKQQANHKIYPSPLQLPLGGQGVRPLSVDDYVIRRTPAANNAAASKAKGIYQRLWLASDSMTEREWRMLCQLMQGLGDCE; encoded by the coding sequence GTGGCTCGCTGGCAATGTAAGTTGCGTGTTTCATTGCGCACTCGTTGGTTTTCACTTTTGATATATGTAGGGTTAGCCTGCTTGGTTTTGCTTACGCCTTGGCCGACAGGTGGTGCCGTTGTTTGTTTTCTATTATTGACGTTGATTACATTTGAATATTTTCAGTGTCAGATAAAGTACCGTCCCATGATAATAAAATTGAATACTGATAATGTGTTGGAATGGAATCAGCAACAATGGAACATCATCCAACCTCCTTGGATCACCCGTTATGGCGTATTGCTAGCGCTAAAACAGCAAGCTAATCATAAAATATACCCTTCGCCTTTGCAGTTGCCGCTAGGCGGCCAGGGGGTGAGACCGCTGAGCGTAGATGACTACGTGATTCGGCGAACACCCGCAGCCAACAACGCGGCAGCTTCAAAGGCGAAGGGTATATATCAGCGTTTGTGGTTGGCATCTGACAGTATGACAGAAAGGGAGTGGCGTATGCTTTGTCAGCTTATGCAAGGCTTAGGCGATTGCGAATAA
- the sdhE gene encoding FAD assembly factor SdhE yields the protein MKIDNKARVYWACRRGMRELDIVIMPFFEYEYETLSDDDKGLFMRLLKSDDPDLFNWLMNYGEPQDSELQRMIKLIQMRNKARGSLAM from the coding sequence GTGAAAATCGATAATAAAGCCCGTGTTTACTGGGCGTGTCGCCGTGGTATGCGTGAGTTAGACATCGTCATTATGCCGTTTTTTGAATATGAATACGAGACTTTAAGTGATGATGATAAAGGCTTGTTTATGCGCTTGCTAAAGAGTGATGATCCCGATTTGTTTAATTGGTTAATGAATTATGGAGAGCCACAAGATAGCGAGTTACAAAGAATGATTAAATTAATTCAAATGAGAAATAAAGCGCGTGGCTCGCTGGCAATGTAA
- the ygfZ gene encoding tRNA-modifying protein YgfZ, producing MAHIISFPAQIPHASSQLPLTLMTLDDWVLVTITGVDRVNYLQGQVTADVAAMTAEQHIMTAHCDPRGKMWSNLRLFHREKGLAFIERRSVLDNQLKELKKYAVFSKVNISLDTKAVLLGVAGLTARETLATLFSTLPNTKHPVVQQGITTLLHFTQPTERFLLVTDAFQAQQWIEILRSRTQFNNSNQWMALDIQAGFPIIDEKTSALFIPQATNIQTLGGISFTKGCYTGQETVARAQYRGANKRALYWLAGNANRVPLPGDDLEWQLNENSWRRTGTVLSAVQLSDGTLWIQAVLNNDFTENTNLRVRDDNSSQLRIQPLYP from the coding sequence ATGGCTCATATAATTTCGTTTCCTGCACAAATTCCTCATGCTTCATCCCAATTACCCTTAACCCTTATGACTTTAGATGACTGGGTTTTAGTGACAATAACAGGAGTGGACAGAGTAAACTATCTTCAAGGTCAAGTCACCGCTGATGTCGCAGCAATGACAGCTGAACAACATATTATGACTGCACATTGCGATCCGCGTGGAAAAATGTGGAGTAATTTACGTTTGTTTCATCGAGAAAAAGGACTCGCGTTTATTGAACGCCGTAGTGTATTGGACAATCAACTAAAAGAATTAAAAAAATATGCGGTGTTTTCTAAAGTTAACATTAGTCTAGATACAAAAGCAGTACTATTGGGCGTTGCAGGATTAACGGCAAGAGAAACATTAGCCACTTTATTTTCAACGCTACCAAACACAAAGCATCCCGTGGTACAGCAAGGCATCACGACATTATTACATTTCACTCAACCTACAGAACGTTTTCTGCTAGTAACTGACGCCTTCCAGGCACAGCAATGGATAGAAATATTGCGTTCTCGCACTCAATTTAACAATAGTAATCAGTGGATGGCATTAGATATCCAGGCAGGCTTTCCTATTATCGATGAAAAAACCAGCGCATTATTTATACCTCAGGCAACAAATATCCAAACTTTAGGTGGTATTAGTTTCACTAAAGGCTGTTATACCGGGCAGGAAACTGTCGCGAGGGCGCAATACCGGGGCGCTAACAAAAGAGCGTTATATTGGCTGGCGGGCAACGCCAATCGTGTTCCCCTACCTGGCGACGATCTTGAATGGCAATTAAATGAAAATAGTTGGCGCCGAACAGGAACGGTATTATCAGCAGTACAACTGAGTGACGGCACCCTGTGGATCCAAGCGGTGCTCAATAATGATTTCACTGAAAACACGAATCTGCGCGTACGAGACGACAACAGCAGCCAGCTCAGGATACAACCTTTATACCCATAG
- the queG gene encoding tRNA epoxyqueuosine(34) reductase QueG, with protein MTDQLDLNQLARNIKQWGQDLGFQQVGICDTDLSLEEPRLQAWLDKQYHGEMAWMARYGMLRARPHELLPGTLRVISVRMNYLPAEASFARTLNNPELGYISRYALGRDYHKLLRQRLKKLGDKIQMYCSEYSEGSDTHFRPFVDSAPIMERSLAVKAGLGWVGKHSLVLNRDAGSWFFLGELLIDLPLPVDKPLPEQCGRCVACMTICPTKAIVAPYVIDARRCISYLTIELQGAIPEEFRSLMGNRIYGCDDCQLICPWNRFSPITDEKAFNPRAQLHTPKLLDLFAWDEETFLQMTEGSAIRRIGHLRWLRNISVALGNAAYQSSVVLALEKRRGLDPMLDEHIQWAIDQQLARRSAQAVKVQSAQTSRLIRTVEKGLPRDA; from the coding sequence ATGACAGATCAACTTGATTTAAATCAACTTGCCAGAAATATCAAACAATGGGGACAGGATCTCGGTTTCCAGCAGGTGGGGATATGTGATACCGATTTGTCTTTAGAAGAGCCGAGATTGCAGGCATGGTTAGATAAACAATACCACGGTGAAATGGCATGGATGGCACGCTATGGTATGTTACGCGCCCGTCCACACGAATTACTGCCCGGTACCTTGCGTGTCATTAGCGTGCGTATGAATTATTTACCCGCCGAAGCTTCTTTCGCTCGTACTTTAAATAACCCTGAATTGGGTTATATCAGTCGTTATGCATTGGGTCGAGACTACCATAAATTGCTTCGCCAACGGTTAAAAAAATTAGGCGATAAAATCCAAATGTATTGCAGTGAATATTCTGAGGGGAGCGATACCCATTTCCGTCCTTTTGTTGATTCCGCCCCCATTATGGAACGTTCATTAGCAGTAAAAGCGGGGCTCGGGTGGGTAGGTAAGCATTCTTTAGTTTTAAATCGCGATGCGGGTTCATGGTTTTTTCTTGGCGAATTATTAATTGATTTGCCTCTTCCGGTTGATAAGCCATTACCGGAACAATGTGGACGTTGTGTGGCTTGTATGACTATTTGCCCAACAAAAGCGATTGTGGCACCTTATGTCATCGATGCGCGTCGTTGCATTTCTTACCTTACAATCGAACTACAAGGGGCTATTCCAGAAGAGTTTCGTTCGTTAATGGGGAATAGAATTTATGGTTGTGATGATTGCCAGTTAATCTGTCCGTGGAATCGTTTTTCACCTATTACTGATGAAAAAGCGTTTAATCCTCGCGCTCAATTACATACACCGAAATTGTTGGATCTCTTTGCTTGGGATGAAGAAACATTTTTGCAAATGACGGAAGGCTCAGCCATCCGGCGTATCGGTCATTTGCGCTGGTTGCGTAATATTTCGGTGGCATTAGGTAATGCCGCTTACCAATCCAGTGTGGTATTGGCCTTGGAAAAACGTCGAGGATTAGATCCCATGTTGGATGAGCATATTCAATGGGCGATTGATCAGCAATTAGCGCGCCGTTCTGCACAAGCGGTTAAAGTGCAATCTGCACAAACGAGTCGTCTGATCCGCACCGTTGAGAAAGGCTTACCACGTGATGCATAA